A window of Candidatus Dojkabacteria bacterium contains these coding sequences:
- a CDS encoding glycosyltransferase family 4 protein, with the protein MHILLIVPEYPPHHIGGGGEVYEQLAKQYSKSGHKVTVIFGQYKSNSLREPLKVYEDQGITFYEIPEIPYPKSMPNLRTAMPMVPSKARELKKIIKDLKPNVAHIHGYGWPFVNQLASICMKLHIPYVYTLHGYPETQEKANMVLRLAWRVFEKVYQERSLRNASWVTAISDFVKNDPRNIAVQKSTTIYNGIDLEKHAYPGNTINVHEIHNVGAETLLFYSLGRLAEMKGFQNIIRLIPILMSQGIDIKYIVAGEDDGYLSELQALVKALNLEGQVEFVGQHDLNTKLQYINQCDFFVVPSIWEPFGLIALEGAIFNKPIITSEAGGLAEVLAGYPNKISLSEPDIATSIKNFHPSEALFDLSRFDWKKISKQYLALLEKAATNE; encoded by the coding sequence ATGCACATTCTTCTAATTGTTCCCGAGTACCCGCCGCACCATATTGGTGGTGGGGGAGAGGTGTACGAACAGCTTGCAAAACAATACAGTAAATCAGGTCACAAAGTAACAGTCATATTTGGCCAGTACAAGTCGAATTCATTGCGTGAGCCATTGAAGGTTTACGAAGATCAAGGGATCACATTTTACGAAATTCCCGAGATTCCATATCCGAAGAGCATGCCAAACTTGAGGACTGCAATGCCCATGGTGCCAAGTAAAGCTCGTGAGCTGAAGAAAATTATTAAAGATCTTAAGCCTAATGTTGCCCATATCCACGGGTATGGCTGGCCTTTTGTTAATCAATTGGCGAGTATTTGCATGAAACTCCACATTCCATATGTGTATACGCTCCATGGCTATCCCGAGACGCAGGAGAAAGCGAATATGGTCTTGAGACTAGCTTGGCGGGTCTTCGAGAAGGTATATCAGGAGCGAAGTTTAAGAAATGCTAGTTGGGTTACAGCCATTTCTGACTTTGTTAAAAATGATCCAAGGAATATTGCAGTGCAAAAGTCCACGACAATATATAACGGCATTGATCTGGAAAAGCATGCTTACCCAGGCAATACGATCAACGTACATGAGATCCACAATGTAGGAGCAGAGACCTTACTGTTTTACTCACTTGGCCGACTAGCTGAGATGAAAGGATTTCAAAATATTATTAGATTGATACCTATATTAATGTCGCAAGGGATCGATATAAAGTATATCGTCGCTGGTGAAGATGATGGCTACTTGAGCGAACTTCAGGCGCTGGTCAAAGCCCTTAATCTTGAGGGTCAGGTAGAGTTTGTTGGCCAGCACGATCTCAATACTAAGCTGCAATACATAAATCAATGCGACTTCTTTGTGGTTCCATCGATCTGGGAGCCATTTGGTCTTATCGCACTTGAGGGTGCTATCTTTAATAAGCCAATTATCACTAGTGAGGCAGGAGGTCTAGCAGAGGTTCTTGCAGGCTATCCGAACAAGATTTCCTTGTCCGAGCCTGATATTGCTACAAGCATAAAGAATTTCCACCCAAGTGAAGCCCTGTTTGATTTGAGCAGATTTGACTGGAAGAAAATCTCCAAGCAGTACCTAGCATTACTTGAGAAAGCCGCAACCAATGAGTAA
- a CDS encoding alpha-(1->3)-arabinofuranosyltransferase family protein gives MSNIKDRVVKIIKNPTLQAFLIFFGISLGIHLIALQGRFDGIINGGDIDYPIDPLLELKRGLSVWSNEALGVPEYFPLSKIFLTLPQFLILQVVRSDYWTNYIYFTLLLALSGFFMYLLLKKLGFKRHALWIGALYFMLNTFVFLRFQFPQPHLRYAYMALPLLVYIAVRVSDKSMKLYTGIGIFALIMMAISRTANMYLLYWLLVPLIVYLLAYVRLVKIKVKFTSLLLFYGLSLALNAVVLFSYLGMQLSYADISQNSVLEFYREDAIRFAADYKIHEVIGGFGSYAWTHNLSKIFPGDHNFTVLAYVSRTVLWVLAIIPVVYALITNFRGRRIALVVVAIIFAILATSYGQPFGEIYADTLGKLPIYSDFFRDSWTYWSMPLFFILSIMLAFSFKDKLSLSHLKKMDKNFASSFIKYQVILVMIVGFVVMYISPGYAINPAWVNAIPYGYRETAQYLNENAKGERVLPLPLSKHIYGYTYYEWGYAGPDIMRRMADVGYTDKYFNQIATNKTVSMLEGIIEPQPETLNEFLYRTQTNWILLRKDFVDLPHEYSNERALQFEEILNNFECWQKVSEYEKLSLYENKCGDHAKSDIQVSKNYVYGDSKCYQGIPLDQYYEDSSVCGSNPKNDNFEIERDLLRINNENETTRLDLEDGEYDLLENYDFKNGLWNEGDLYTCDPDDSEALRIETSERRAGGVTIESDGQKVCIFEPIINENIGSGAMLKIKYKSNNSDPMRYCIFGLTDDYCYILGNMDEKDREGIIVKGENEGDFNVDYLYIDNLASYSEKEDMYLYMYFNDSRTRDFNIEIDELRFISTPAQFADQFEPSDVYDEDSIGSVKVSERLGGSLKVWNSDANGDVLVSFNQRYDDQWLLLGWNKEFMPKVVVADHVESYQYANGWLVKSVEKYDRLGIVYIPQLVYAAGILITAWIYLMYVGISVWGKLGSKKVKLT, from the coding sequence TTGTCGAATATCAAGGATCGAGTTGTAAAGATAATTAAAAATCCAACACTTCAAGCATTTCTGATTTTCTTCGGTATCAGCCTCGGGATTCACTTGATCGCTTTGCAAGGGAGATTTGATGGGATAATAAATGGTGGGGATATCGACTATCCGATTGATCCGCTGTTAGAACTGAAAAGAGGACTTTCAGTCTGGTCGAATGAAGCACTAGGTGTCCCCGAGTACTTTCCATTGAGCAAAATCTTTCTTACCCTCCCGCAATTTTTAATTCTGCAAGTTGTTAGGTCGGATTACTGGACCAATTACATCTATTTTACTCTCCTTCTCGCTTTAAGTGGCTTCTTTATGTACTTGCTACTGAAAAAGCTTGGATTTAAGAGACATGCACTGTGGATTGGTGCACTCTATTTCATGCTGAATACATTTGTATTCTTAAGATTTCAATTCCCGCAGCCTCACTTACGTTATGCCTATATGGCATTGCCGTTGCTTGTTTACATAGCTGTGCGAGTTAGCGATAAATCGATGAAGCTGTATACAGGCATAGGCATATTTGCTCTGATCATGATGGCAATTTCACGGACTGCGAATATGTACCTGCTCTACTGGCTGCTCGTACCATTGATCGTGTATCTATTAGCCTATGTAAGACTTGTGAAGATCAAGGTTAAATTCACAAGCTTGCTGCTTTTCTATGGGCTCTCCTTGGCATTAAATGCAGTGGTCCTATTCTCATATTTGGGAATGCAGCTGAGCTATGCTGACATTTCCCAAAACAGTGTTCTTGAGTTCTACCGAGAAGATGCGATCAGATTCGCTGCTGATTACAAAATACACGAGGTAATTGGTGGCTTCGGGTCATATGCATGGACACACAATCTGTCGAAGATCTTTCCAGGGGACCACAATTTTACAGTACTTGCATATGTCTCACGCACAGTGCTTTGGGTGCTGGCAATTATTCCGGTTGTCTATGCTCTGATTACGAATTTTCGAGGTAGAAGAATTGCTTTGGTCGTTGTGGCAATCATATTTGCAATTCTGGCTACAAGCTACGGCCAGCCATTTGGGGAGATATATGCTGATACATTGGGTAAGCTGCCAATCTACTCGGATTTTTTTAGAGACTCGTGGACCTACTGGTCTATGCCACTCTTCTTCATTCTTTCAATCATGCTTGCTTTCTCATTTAAGGATAAGCTGAGCCTCTCCCACTTGAAGAAGATGGATAAGAACTTTGCAAGTAGCTTTATCAAGTATCAGGTAATTCTAGTAATGATTGTCGGATTTGTGGTGATGTACATATCTCCAGGTTACGCCATAAACCCTGCTTGGGTTAATGCGATACCATATGGATATCGAGAGACGGCGCAGTACCTAAATGAAAATGCGAAAGGTGAAAGAGTCTTACCGTTGCCGCTGAGCAAGCATATATATGGCTATACATATTATGAGTGGGGTTATGCAGGTCCAGATATTATGAGGCGCATGGCTGATGTGGGCTATACAGATAAGTACTTCAATCAGATCGCGACAAACAAAACTGTCTCAATGCTTGAGGGAATAATCGAGCCACAACCAGAAACGCTAAATGAGTTCTTGTACAGAACGCAAACGAATTGGATTCTCCTACGCAAAGACTTTGTTGACCTCCCACACGAATACTCGAACGAGAGAGCATTGCAGTTCGAAGAGATATTAAACAATTTTGAGTGTTGGCAGAAAGTTAGTGAGTACGAAAAGCTCAGCCTTTATGAGAATAAATGTGGAGACCATGCAAAATCAGATATCCAGGTAAGCAAGAACTATGTATATGGTGATAGCAAGTGCTACCAAGGAATCCCTCTTGATCAGTATTACGAAGACTCATCAGTGTGTGGGTCTAATCCAAAGAACGACAATTTCGAAATTGAGCGAGATCTACTAAGGATAAATAATGAGAATGAGACAACCAGGCTCGATCTAGAAGATGGTGAGTATGATCTGTTAGAAAATTACGACTTTAAGAACGGTCTCTGGAATGAAGGTGATCTGTACACATGTGATCCAGATGATTCAGAAGCTCTAAGAATAGAGACGAGTGAGAGGAGAGCTGGAGGCGTAACGATCGAATCGGATGGACAGAAGGTGTGCATATTTGAACCGATTATTAACGAAAATATCGGTTCAGGGGCAATGCTGAAGATAAAGTACAAGAGTAATAACAGTGACCCAATGAGGTATTGTATCTTCGGGCTAACAGATGATTACTGTTACATCTTGGGGAATATGGACGAAAAAGATCGTGAGGGCATTATCGTGAAGGGAGAGAATGAGGGTGACTTTAATGTGGACTATCTCTATATCGACAATTTAGCAAGTTACAGTGAGAAAGAGGATATGTACCTCTATATGTACTTTAATGATAGCCGTACTAGAGACTTTAATATTGAGATCGATGAGTTGAGGTTTATAAGTACTCCGGCGCAGTTTGCAGATCAGTTTGAGCCTAGCGATGTATATGACGAGGATTCGATTGGAAGTGTGAAAGTAAGTGAGCGTTTAGGGGGAAGCTTGAAGGTTTGGAACAGCGATGCGAATGGAGATGTTCTTGTATCTTTTAATCAGAGGTATGACGATCAGTGGCTATTGTTAGGCTGGAACAAAGAATTCATGCCTAAGGTAGTAGTCGCCGACCATGTCGAAAGCTACCAGTATGCTAATGGATGGCTCGTAAAAAGTGTGGAAAAGTATGATCGTTTAGGAATTGTGTATATCCCACAGTTGGTATATGCGGCTGGGATATTGATCACTGCATGGATATATCTAATGTATGTCGGTATAAGTGTCTGGGGGAAATTAGGTAGTAAGAAGGTCAAGCTGACCTAG
- a CDS encoding glycosyltransferase — MKFSIVIPAKNEEKRLPATLASLCRFIKKESGLYPDEVEVIVVVNNTTDETYQIVKVFQNHFGFIRAFNIPDPIGKGGAIKYGFDKAQGDFIAYIDADGSSSPYELFRLFEQLEADENAQIAIADRYSKEATIIGKTPISRKIFSVGFRFAYHFMFGLKYNDTQCGLKAFRKEAGKYLMANNDVAGWTFDLNVLLMAKMLGLKVIDIPTVWEYKRDSTLNARKAFKTVPIELLNSFWKYRVNGEGQRLVDKFLSI; from the coding sequence ATGAAGTTTTCAATAGTCATTCCAGCTAAAAACGAAGAGAAGAGGCTACCTGCGACATTGGCATCATTGTGTCGCTTCATCAAGAAAGAAAGTGGCCTTTATCCAGACGAGGTAGAGGTTATCGTTGTAGTTAATAACACTACTGACGAAACCTACCAGATCGTCAAGGTTTTCCAAAACCACTTTGGATTTATTCGCGCCTTCAATATCCCCGATCCAATCGGGAAAGGTGGAGCTATCAAGTATGGCTTCGATAAAGCTCAGGGTGATTTTATCGCATATATCGACGCAGATGGATCATCTTCTCCATATGAGCTTTTCAGACTCTTTGAACAGCTGGAGGCTGACGAGAACGCCCAAATCGCCATTGCAGACAGATATTCAAAAGAGGCTACAATCATTGGTAAGACTCCAATTAGCCGTAAGATTTTCAGCGTTGGATTCAGATTTGCATATCATTTTATGTTCGGCTTGAAGTATAACGACACACAGTGTGGTCTTAAGGCCTTCCGCAAAGAGGCGGGTAAATACCTTATGGCCAACAACGATGTAGCGGGATGGACTTTTGACCTTAATGTGCTTTTGATGGCGAAAATGCTAGGTTTGAAGGTAATAGATATCCCAACGGTATGGGAGTACAAGAGGGATAGTACTTTGAATGCGAGAAAGGCTTTCAAGACTGTGCCGATTGAGCTGCTTAATAGTTTCTGGAAATATAGGGTAAATGGTGAGGGTCAGAGATTGGTCGATAAGTTTCTTTCTATCTAA